A DNA window from Aquarana catesbeiana isolate 2022-GZ linkage group LG01, ASM4218655v1, whole genome shotgun sequence contains the following coding sequences:
- the PCDH7 gene encoding protocadherin-7 isoform X7, with translation MRTILWGCCALLLRLSLTLAASNKLLKYRIAEEGQPDIRIGNVASDISIVAGSGEVTFSLESGSDFFKIDNMTGELSTNERRIDREKLPQCQMIFDENECFIDFEVSVIGPSQSWVELFEGRVVILDINDNTPTFPSPVLTLTVEENRPVGTLYLLPTATDRDFGRNGIERYELIPDAGESLFVSGRRGSGESALYPGKRRMETDGRSSVFELQVADTSDGEKQPQLIVKGALDREQRDSYELTLRVRDGGEQPRSSQSILRVLITDVNDNSPRFEKSVYEADLAENSAPGTPILQLKATDYDVGVNGQIEYVFGAATESVRRLLRLDENSGWLSVMHRIDREEVNQLRFTVMARDRGQPPKTDKATVILNIKDENDNVPLIDIRKIGRIPVKDGMASVAEDVLVDTPIALVQVSDRDQGENGVVTCTVVGDVPFQLKPASDSEGEQNKKKYFLHTSAPLDYENVKEYNVIIVAVDSGSPSLSSNNSLLVKVVDTNDNPPVFSQPVVEVAFPENNVPGERVATVIATDADSGKNAEIAYSLEQSVAGVFSIHPDSGDITANIVLDREDNDRYEFKVVAKDKGLPTTMQGTATVVVQVADTNDNDPKFMQEVFNFYVKENLQPNSPVGMVTVMDADKGRNAEMSLFIEEDNGIFKIENNTGTICSTISFDMEQQTSYTFKVKAVDGGDPPRSATATVSLFVMDENDNAPIITSPINSSYTVVPPSSGVRTVVATVVAMDTDSGVNKELNFSIVGGNPFKLFEINPASGVVSLIGKLASKHYGLHRLVIQVNDSGQPPQSTTALVHVFINETVFNASVVDSQIARSLHTPLTQDIAGDPSYEMSKQRLSIVIGVVAGIMTVILIILVVVMARYCRAKSNNGYEAGKKDHEDFFTPQQHDKSKKPKKDKKNKKSKQPLYSSIVTVEASKPNGQRYDSVNEKLSDSPSMGRYRTVNGGPGSPDLARHYKSSSPLPTVQLHPQSPTAGKKHQAVQDLPPANTFVGAGDNISIGSDHCSEYSCQTNNKYSKQVTAHSSCEPQLRS, from the coding sequence ATGAGGACCATACTATGGGGTTGCTGCGCTCTCCTGCTGCGGCTGTCGCTGACTCTGGCCGCCTCCAACAAGCTACTGAAGTACCGGATCGCCGAGGAAGGGCAGCCCGACATCAGGATCGGTAACGTGGCTTCGGACATCAGCATCGTGGCCGGTTCGGGCGAGGTGACCTTCAGTTTGGAGTCCGGCTCCGACTTCTTCAAGATCGACAACATGACCGGCGAGCTGAGCACCAACGAGCGCCGCATAGACCGGGAGAAGCTGCCGCAGTGTCAGATGATCTTCGATGAGAACGAATGCTTCATCGACTTCGAGGTGTCGGTGATCGGCCCTTCTCAGAGCTGGGTGGAGCTGTTCGAGGGCAGGGTGGTCATCCTGGACATTAACGACAACACCCCGACCTTCCCGTCCCCGGTGCTCACCCTGACCGTGGAGGAGAACCGGCCGGTGGGGACCCTCTACCTGCTGCCCACCGCCACCGACCGCGACTTCGGCCGGAACGGCATCGAACGCTACGAGCTGATCCCGGACGCCGGGGAGAGTCTGTTCGTGTCCGGGCGCCGGGGCAGCGGGGAGAGCGCCCTCTACCCGGGCAAGAGGCGGATGGAGACCGACGGCAGGAGCAGCGTGTTCGAGCTGCAAGTAGCCGACACCTCCGACGGGGAGAAGCAGCCGCAGCTCATCGTTAAGGGGGCTCTGGACCGGGAACAGCGGGACTCGTATGAGCTGACCCTGCGGGTCCGGGACGGCGGGGAACAACCGCGCTCCTCGCAGTCCATCCTCCGGGTCCTCATCACCGATGTCAATGACAACAGCCCCCGCTTCGAGAAGAGCGTGTACGAGGCCGACCTGGCGGAGAACAGTGCCCCCGGGACCCCCATCCTACAGCTCAAGGCCACCGATTACGATGTCGGGGTGAACGGGCAGATCGAGTATGTCTTCGGCGCGGCCACCGAGTCGGTGAGGCGGCTGCTCCGATTGGACGAGAACTCGGGCTGGCTGAGCGTCATGCATAGGATAGACCGCGAGGAGGTCAATCAGCTCCGCTTTACCGTCATGGCACGGGACCGCGGCCAGCCCCCGAAGACCGACAAGGCCACCGTCATCCTCAACATCAAGGATGAGAACGATAACGTGCCGCTGATTGACATCAGGAAGATCGGCCGGATCCCGGTGAAGGACGGCATGGCCAGCGTGGCCGAGGACGTCTTGGTGGACACCCCTATCGCCCTGGTGCAGGTGTCCGATAGGGACCAGGGTGAGAATGGAGTGGTCACCTGCACCGTGGTCGGGGATGTCCCTTTCCAACTCAAACCGGCCAGTGACAGCGAGGGGGAGCAGAATAAGAAGAAGTATTTCCTGCACACCTCAGCCCCTCTGGACTATGAGAACGTCAAGGAGTACAATGTCATCATCGTGGCTGTGGACTCTGGGAGCCCCAGCTTGTCCAGCAACAACTCCTTACTGGTCAAGGTGGTGGACACCAATGACAACCCCCCAGTCTTCAGCCAGCCAGTGGTTGAGGTGGCCTTCCCGGAGAACAACGTCCCTGGAGAAAGGGTGGCCACAGTCATAGCCACCGACGCCGACAGCGGCAAGAATGCCGAAATCGCCTACTCCCTGGAGCAGTCGGTGGCTGGGGTCTTCTCTATCCACCCCGACTCTGGGGACATCACTGCCAACATAGTCCTGGACCGGGAGGACAACGACCGATACGAGTTCAAAGTGGTGGCCAAGGATAAGGGTCTGCCCACCACCATGCAAGGCACTGCCACCGTGGTGGTCCAAGTGGCCGACACCAACGACAATGACCCCAAGTTCATGCAGGAGGTCTTTAACTTCTACGTCAAGGAGAACCTTCAACCCAACAGCCCTGTGGGGATGGTGACGGTGATGGACGCCGACAAAGGTCGCAATGCAGAGATGAGTTTGTTCATAGAGGAGGACAATGGCATCTTCAAAATAGAGAACAACACCGGCACCATCTGCTCCACCATCTCCTTTGACATGGAGCAACAAACTTCTTACACTTTCAAAGTCAAAGCTGTAGATGGTGGGGACCCCCCAAGGTCTGCTACAGCCACAGTCTCCCTCTTTGTTATGGATGAGAATGACAATGCCCCCATCATCACCAGCCCCATCAACAGCTCCTATACTGTGGTCCCCCCTTCCAGTGGTGTCAGGACAGTGGTAGCCACAGTTGTGGCCATGGACACTGACTCTGGAGTCAATAAAGAACTCAACTTTAGCATTGTTGGAGGAAACCCCTTTAAGCTCTTTGAAATCAACCCAGCCAGTGGGGTGGTGTCTCTGATTGGGAAGCTGGCCTCCAAGCACTATGGCCTTCACCGCTTGGTCATCCAAGTCAATGACAGCGGTCAACCTCCTCAGTCCACCACAGCCCTTGTCCATGTGTTCATCAATGAGACTGTCTTCAATGCTTCAGTGGTGGATTCCCAAATTGCCAGAAGTTTGCATACCCCCTTAACCCAGGACATAGCAGGGGACCCCAGCTATGAAATGAGCAAGCAGAGACTGAGCATAGTGATTGGTGTGGTGGCTGGCATCATGACTGTCATCCTGATCATCCTGGTGGTGGTCATGGCACGTTACTGTAGGGCCAAGAGTAACAATGGCTATGAAGCTGGCAAAAAAGATCATGAGGACTTCTTCACACCTCAGCAGCATGACAAATCCAAAAAACCCAAAAAggataagaaaaataaaaagtccaaacagCCCTTGTATAGCAGCATAGTGACAGTGGAGGCATCAAAGCCAAATGGGCAGAGATATGACAGTGTGAATGAAAAGCTGTCTGACAGCCCCAGCATGGGAAGATACAGAACTGTGAATGGAGGTCCCGGAAGCCCTGACCTAGCAAGGCATTACAAATCTAGTTCCCCGCTACCTACTGTGCAGCTTCATCCCCAGTCACCTACTGCTGGGAAAAAGCACCAGGCTGTGCAAGATTTACCACCAGCCAACACTTTTGTAGGAGCTGGAGACAACATCTCAATTGGATCAGATCATTGTTCTGAGTACAGTTGTCAGACCAATAACAAGTACAGCAAACAG
- the PCDH7 gene encoding protocadherin-7 isoform X8, which produces MRTILWGCCALLLRLSLTLAASNKLLKYRIAEEGQPDIRIGNVASDISIVAGSGEVTFSLESGSDFFKIDNMTGELSTNERRIDREKLPQCQMIFDENECFIDFEVSVIGPSQSWVELFEGRVVILDINDNTPTFPSPVLTLTVEENRPVGTLYLLPTATDRDFGRNGIERYELIPDAGESLFVSGRRGSGESALYPGKRRMETDGRSSVFELQVADTSDGEKQPQLIVKGALDREQRDSYELTLRVRDGGEQPRSSQSILRVLITDVNDNSPRFEKSVYEADLAENSAPGTPILQLKATDYDVGVNGQIEYVFGAATESVRRLLRLDENSGWLSVMHRIDREEVNQLRFTVMARDRGQPPKTDKATVILNIKDENDNVPLIDIRKIGRIPVKDGMASVAEDVLVDTPIALVQVSDRDQGENGVVTCTVVGDVPFQLKPASDSEGEQNKKKYFLHTSAPLDYENVKEYNVIIVAVDSGSPSLSSNNSLLVKVVDTNDNPPVFSQPVVEVAFPENNVPGERVATVIATDADSGKNAEIAYSLEQSVAGVFSIHPDSGDITANIVLDREDNDRYEFKVVAKDKGLPTTMQGTATVVVQVADTNDNDPKFMQEVFNFYVKENLQPNSPVGMVTVMDADKGRNAEMSLFIEEDNGIFKIENNTGTICSTISFDMEQQTSYTFKVKAVDGGDPPRSATATVSLFVMDENDNAPIITSPINSSYTVVPPSSGVRTVVATVVAMDTDSGVNKELNFSIVGGNPFKLFEINPASGVVSLIGKLASKHYGLHRLVIQVNDSGQPPQSTTALVHVFINETVFNASVVDSQIARSLHTPLTQDIAGDPSYEMSKQRLSIVIGVVAGIMTVILIILVVVMARYCRAKSNNGYEAGKKDHEDFFTPQQHDKSKKPKKDKKNKKSKQPLYSSIVTVEASKPNGQRYDSVNEKLSDSPSMGRYRTVNGGPGSPDLARHYKSSSPLPTVQLHPQSPTAGKKHQAVQDLPPANTFVGAGDNISIGSDHCSEYSCQTNNKYSKQSHFLF; this is translated from the coding sequence ATGAGGACCATACTATGGGGTTGCTGCGCTCTCCTGCTGCGGCTGTCGCTGACTCTGGCCGCCTCCAACAAGCTACTGAAGTACCGGATCGCCGAGGAAGGGCAGCCCGACATCAGGATCGGTAACGTGGCTTCGGACATCAGCATCGTGGCCGGTTCGGGCGAGGTGACCTTCAGTTTGGAGTCCGGCTCCGACTTCTTCAAGATCGACAACATGACCGGCGAGCTGAGCACCAACGAGCGCCGCATAGACCGGGAGAAGCTGCCGCAGTGTCAGATGATCTTCGATGAGAACGAATGCTTCATCGACTTCGAGGTGTCGGTGATCGGCCCTTCTCAGAGCTGGGTGGAGCTGTTCGAGGGCAGGGTGGTCATCCTGGACATTAACGACAACACCCCGACCTTCCCGTCCCCGGTGCTCACCCTGACCGTGGAGGAGAACCGGCCGGTGGGGACCCTCTACCTGCTGCCCACCGCCACCGACCGCGACTTCGGCCGGAACGGCATCGAACGCTACGAGCTGATCCCGGACGCCGGGGAGAGTCTGTTCGTGTCCGGGCGCCGGGGCAGCGGGGAGAGCGCCCTCTACCCGGGCAAGAGGCGGATGGAGACCGACGGCAGGAGCAGCGTGTTCGAGCTGCAAGTAGCCGACACCTCCGACGGGGAGAAGCAGCCGCAGCTCATCGTTAAGGGGGCTCTGGACCGGGAACAGCGGGACTCGTATGAGCTGACCCTGCGGGTCCGGGACGGCGGGGAACAACCGCGCTCCTCGCAGTCCATCCTCCGGGTCCTCATCACCGATGTCAATGACAACAGCCCCCGCTTCGAGAAGAGCGTGTACGAGGCCGACCTGGCGGAGAACAGTGCCCCCGGGACCCCCATCCTACAGCTCAAGGCCACCGATTACGATGTCGGGGTGAACGGGCAGATCGAGTATGTCTTCGGCGCGGCCACCGAGTCGGTGAGGCGGCTGCTCCGATTGGACGAGAACTCGGGCTGGCTGAGCGTCATGCATAGGATAGACCGCGAGGAGGTCAATCAGCTCCGCTTTACCGTCATGGCACGGGACCGCGGCCAGCCCCCGAAGACCGACAAGGCCACCGTCATCCTCAACATCAAGGATGAGAACGATAACGTGCCGCTGATTGACATCAGGAAGATCGGCCGGATCCCGGTGAAGGACGGCATGGCCAGCGTGGCCGAGGACGTCTTGGTGGACACCCCTATCGCCCTGGTGCAGGTGTCCGATAGGGACCAGGGTGAGAATGGAGTGGTCACCTGCACCGTGGTCGGGGATGTCCCTTTCCAACTCAAACCGGCCAGTGACAGCGAGGGGGAGCAGAATAAGAAGAAGTATTTCCTGCACACCTCAGCCCCTCTGGACTATGAGAACGTCAAGGAGTACAATGTCATCATCGTGGCTGTGGACTCTGGGAGCCCCAGCTTGTCCAGCAACAACTCCTTACTGGTCAAGGTGGTGGACACCAATGACAACCCCCCAGTCTTCAGCCAGCCAGTGGTTGAGGTGGCCTTCCCGGAGAACAACGTCCCTGGAGAAAGGGTGGCCACAGTCATAGCCACCGACGCCGACAGCGGCAAGAATGCCGAAATCGCCTACTCCCTGGAGCAGTCGGTGGCTGGGGTCTTCTCTATCCACCCCGACTCTGGGGACATCACTGCCAACATAGTCCTGGACCGGGAGGACAACGACCGATACGAGTTCAAAGTGGTGGCCAAGGATAAGGGTCTGCCCACCACCATGCAAGGCACTGCCACCGTGGTGGTCCAAGTGGCCGACACCAACGACAATGACCCCAAGTTCATGCAGGAGGTCTTTAACTTCTACGTCAAGGAGAACCTTCAACCCAACAGCCCTGTGGGGATGGTGACGGTGATGGACGCCGACAAAGGTCGCAATGCAGAGATGAGTTTGTTCATAGAGGAGGACAATGGCATCTTCAAAATAGAGAACAACACCGGCACCATCTGCTCCACCATCTCCTTTGACATGGAGCAACAAACTTCTTACACTTTCAAAGTCAAAGCTGTAGATGGTGGGGACCCCCCAAGGTCTGCTACAGCCACAGTCTCCCTCTTTGTTATGGATGAGAATGACAATGCCCCCATCATCACCAGCCCCATCAACAGCTCCTATACTGTGGTCCCCCCTTCCAGTGGTGTCAGGACAGTGGTAGCCACAGTTGTGGCCATGGACACTGACTCTGGAGTCAATAAAGAACTCAACTTTAGCATTGTTGGAGGAAACCCCTTTAAGCTCTTTGAAATCAACCCAGCCAGTGGGGTGGTGTCTCTGATTGGGAAGCTGGCCTCCAAGCACTATGGCCTTCACCGCTTGGTCATCCAAGTCAATGACAGCGGTCAACCTCCTCAGTCCACCACAGCCCTTGTCCATGTGTTCATCAATGAGACTGTCTTCAATGCTTCAGTGGTGGATTCCCAAATTGCCAGAAGTTTGCATACCCCCTTAACCCAGGACATAGCAGGGGACCCCAGCTATGAAATGAGCAAGCAGAGACTGAGCATAGTGATTGGTGTGGTGGCTGGCATCATGACTGTCATCCTGATCATCCTGGTGGTGGTCATGGCACGTTACTGTAGGGCCAAGAGTAACAATGGCTATGAAGCTGGCAAAAAAGATCATGAGGACTTCTTCACACCTCAGCAGCATGACAAATCCAAAAAACCCAAAAAggataagaaaaataaaaagtccaaacagCCCTTGTATAGCAGCATAGTGACAGTGGAGGCATCAAAGCCAAATGGGCAGAGATATGACAGTGTGAATGAAAAGCTGTCTGACAGCCCCAGCATGGGAAGATACAGAACTGTGAATGGAGGTCCCGGAAGCCCTGACCTAGCAAGGCATTACAAATCTAGTTCCCCGCTACCTACTGTGCAGCTTCATCCCCAGTCACCTACTGCTGGGAAAAAGCACCAGGCTGTGCAAGATTTACCACCAGCCAACACTTTTGTAGGAGCTGGAGACAACATCTCAATTGGATCAGATCATTGTTCTGAGTACAGTTGTCAGACCAATAACAAGTACAGCAAACAG